CACGGCCATGAGCCAGTTCCAACACCACCATGAGCCAGTTCCAGCAATGGGCGTCGTCGAAGTCGAACCACCGGTGGGCTCTCCTGTGCACGGCGCCGATGGCTTCTCCCGTCCACAACACCGGTCGACGCCCCGTCGTAGCACCGGTGCTGAACCTTCATGGCAGTTGCTGTTGGACGGTCGTCGAAGCCCCGCCCGCTTGTGGCAGCACTGGCTGCTTGGggtggaaagagagggagaggtgggGAGCACCGGTGGTGAGGGaggcggaggaaggagagggaaaggtgGGCAGCGCCGATGGGGAGGGGAGGTGGAAGAAGGAGAGGGAGTGGTGGGTAGCGCCCTGTGGGGAATTGTGGCCGCAAAGCTCTGGAACGAAGGAAGAAGATAAGGGAAAGGGGCAGAGCGGTGCGGGGCCCCACGGGATGCGTGGGTGCGTCCGGCGCAAGTTTCAGCCGGTGCACCGACTGTAAACATTTACCTACTACTATCCGTCTAACCATcgaaccacatgttggttcgccaTGTAAATCGAGTTTGAGGGTGAGCATTGGACTTGGACATGCCCTAATTCCCTTCTTTAGATACGAATTGTCCTGACGCTAGCTGCAGGTTAAACGTCAACACGTTGTTAAGGATGCCGCTAGCCCTAATTGATAATCTCTGCCTGTGCGCACCACCTCGATTTTGATAGTGGGTGCATAACAGGTGTGGGAGTTCATGCCGCAAAGTATAAAGTTCAGATCAGGGGACGGTTGGTTTCGGTCATGTGTGAAGAGCTGCTGCCTACGACTAGCGGAACCATGTTGCTGTCCCAAGTTCACATCCCTGTAAACTGGTGGAGAGCATCTGCATTTTCTGTTGTAGCAACAGTTGGGCAGGCATTCAAGCACTTCTCTGTAAATAAACTGGTGATCAATCCATTGTCAATGGAGCCGCGTTGGGTATAGAGTATAGCTGTATAGACATTGCTGAACAGCTTGGATTGATCTCCACAAACTGTATCTACGAGGCAAATTGTCTGCCTCCGTTCCCAAAAAAAACTTCACAAAGTATGAATCAACCTGtagttgagttggttaggtggacagtggtatccccaatccaccagggttcaaatcctggtgctcgcattattcctgaatttatttcaggatttccggcaatgcgctttcagtgggagaagacgttcccgtcgacgacgaggcgcctacggtgacttcgtaaatctcaagatgatatgttggctcagtctctcggaggtgctcataggagtagggtgtgcgtgtgtgcgttcatagggatgagtgtattcacgtgtatatgagcgcttgtgtttgtactgatgctaaaaaaaactTCACAAAGTGTTCAATTCTATTGCAAAGTCCAAACGGGAGGCAGTAAATAAATCGTTGCAACGAGCCAATTAACTGCCctcgcaaaaaaaaggaaaaagcgaGCCAACAACTGCTTTCAGTAAGCTGGAGGGGAAGTTGAAGGGAGTAAACAGAAGATTTTGTTTGGgaaggaagaaaaagaaataaaatagggGCATTCCGAGAATTGAACTCGGGACCTCTCGCACCCTAAGCGAGAATCATACCACTAGACCAAATGCCCTTTGGGGTCTACTATTACTGTGTCCTAGTATTAGAAACTTGCTGCAAGCCTGCATGGACCTGTTTGTGATCCCTTGAGTAATTAGCAGAAGGCATACCTAAGATCGTGAGCAATATCATCAATTCTAATTTTCTTAGAAAACTGCATTTATGCAATATGTAGTCCTTCTTAGTGTATAACCCCCTCATGGCTCAGGTCCAAGGCCTCAACAGAAAGACTAATGCCGTAAACCATTGCAGGCCAACTATAAGAAGAGTAGAAATATATACTTAATTTCTTGGAGTATGCGGTGATCAAGCTGTAGATCACCGTATATCCGGTGGATTAAATACGACATTCTTAATTTCTTGGAGTAGCTAGAAGTGGTTCGCATGTACACGATGAGAATGGAGTGGAGTCCAGCTAGCTAGTAAGTCAAGCACCAGGATATATTGCATTTCTGCATATATGTTTCTCTCAATTCAAGCGCCTAATGCATTATCAATTATATACAACTTGCAGCACCAACTAAAACGAATCAACAAATAAATCAATTTCATATCTCATGGTTATTACAATTAATGTACAGCAAGAACTGCAAACAAGCGGGTAAGCAAAATCAAAATCAAACACATAAAATGAAATCCTGCAAGAACCTAGACTATTTAATTTACAGCTTGCCGAACCAGCCTAGACAACACCGGGCCAATTTGATCATCTCGTGTGAGGCGATCGAGCGAGCGAGCATGCGTGTTCATCATGCAGAAACCCTAATGCACAGTATTGAGTTGGTAAGACTTCTGACCATGTCGCCGTCGGCTGAGGGTTGACCCGATCATTGCTGCTGGGACGAGAGCGGCCCGAAGATGTCGAGGAAGCCGGACGGCGAGCCGAGCGCCGACGCGCCGCCGGGGCTCAAGAAATGGTCGCTGGTCTGGTGCAGCCACGGGGAGACCATGGGCGCCTCGCCCTTGAGCGCCCCGCCGCGGAGCGGGCTGAGGTCGTGGAACAGGAACCCCgtcgtcggcgacggcgacggcccCGCCCACGACGGCGGCacgttctgctgctgctgctgctgcctcgtgGCCGTCACCGAGACGGACACCGCGGGGCCGGGCCGGTTGAGGGCGCGGGCCTTGACGCGCACCGGCTGCGCCGCCCTCCCGGCCCTGTCCGCCGCGGTCCTCGGGGAGGACGACGACGTGGACGCCCTCTCCCGCCCGTCCTCCCCGGCGACCTCCGGGCCGGTGAGCCGCTGCACGAGCGACATGAACTCGTGGGCCTCCACGTGGATCACCTTGGGGGACACCATGTAGATGATGACCGGCTTCCGGTTCTGCTGCTGCGCCTGCGacgacggcgccggcgccggcttGCCGATCTTGCGCGACGCGCCGTGCACGCCGAGGGCCCTGTGCCGGACGTCGGCGTTGTCGTAGCTCGTCGTGGTGGCCATAACAGAAGGGCGCGCAcgggccggcgacgacgacggacAGATAGCTACCGGCCGGGGGCAATGGATAGGTGCGACTTTGGGGCAGGCAGGCGGACGCGGACGATCTGAGGGGGACAGCAAGAGGTTAAACGTACCGATCTTCTATCATCCGTGGGCGCGGAGTGGCTTATATAGCCATGGACAGCGTCCTCGCCTCCGGGCGTTTTAAAGGCGAAAATCGAATGAGACAAGAGTGGTGCGGCGTGGCACGTGCCTCGTGTTCCATCCTGTGTGGTCGCCTCTCTCCGCAGCCCTAGTTGTGCTCTATCGTCGTCGACACATGCATCATCTCTCTTTTTTTACTGCTCGAACAATCCCATTTGAAGTGCAATACCCCAGCTTTATTTACAGAGAAATATGATGTTTGGTAGTTACACGTTGCCTTTTGTTCAAGTCAATTTTCATTCTTCAATTTTTACTCTACGGTGTTGTCACCCCTTTGATTCACATGAATGGATGGAAGGACTAGAGGATACTTTTCTCCCATCTCAGCTTCAAGACAGAAGTAAATGAATGAAAAAGTCGACTCACACGGTCACACCTCGTTCCAAAATTCATGCGCACAAGGAAAAGAGACATACCATGTTGGGACCTCATTAGCTCTAGATcaagcaaatactccctccgtccctaatataagaccttttttgacactacactagtgttaaaaaatgtcttacattatgggacagagggattTATTTTTGGATCAAGCAAATAGTTGTGCCAAGAAGGAAGTTTTAATTTCTCCACAATATGGACGTCTTCACAATTCATGACGTATATTTTTTTTTCTACAAATTAGGCGTCCAACCTTGTAGGGTTCTTTTTCCAATCCTCTATTCTACACATGTATTCCTATCTTATTtttacaaaaaatatataaaattctCCATTTCCCTATCCTATGAATCAGAGGAGTTCCTAAAAAAAAGGGGATTTGGGTGTCCAGCACTAAAGGAAACAAAATACCAGTCTCTTAATTAAGTGGTGGTGGGAGCTTGAGAAGCAGAATGGCTTGTTGCAAGGTATAGTGAATGTTGTGTATTACTACCATAATAATATTGTTGCATTTGTTAAATTTATATTATCCAATTCCCCCGATTGGATAGCCATCATGAAGTCGGAGATTTGTACGGTTGGATGGAGGGTGGCATTGAACAACGGAAAAATTGCTAGACTCTCGAAATATATCATGCGTGATAATGTACCTTGTACTTGTTGTGAGCAACATTCTCAGTTATTTGGAACGTTCGATGTGCAAGAGCGCGCTGTTTATCAATCATCTACTATGTCCCTTGTCTTTCTTTCAGGAGAAGCTTGTCTCATGTCTCGATTCAGTTAGCAATGGAAGGACTTGTGTACCAATCAATGTTCTTCCTTGATATAATAATCATGATGATACAAATTTAACTTTTATAGTAAGACCATGTACCAATTGCTGGAGAATGACCTTGCCGGGACAAACTATAATTGGATCTCGGAAGCTAAGACCCCCTTCCTTCCTCTTAAAATCCAAATCTTCCTTTGGCAACTATTCGAGGGTGATATTTTTACTAGGGACGTTATTAGGAAAAGGTGCTGGCATGGGAATCCTATATGTTCCTTGTTTCTTCTGGGTTTGTTTTTTATATTCATATGTGTACTAACTTGGTCTGGCAATTCTATATTTGGTGCTACATATATGTGTTTTTCCTGTAAGTGTGAAATCTAGTATGTTGTTGTTCTCTAGCAGTTTGCTAGGAAATCTAGAATGTGCACAACAAAGTAGCATTTTGACAAAATCCTGATCAAACCTGCCTTTGAGATTGTGTCCTTTGCATGTTCGTATCTACTATGTTGGACAGATATTCGGAAGCGAGAAGATATGGACGCCTTGCCGCAAGGTGATGAAATGATCCTTCCAAATGGTGTGACCATGATGTGCATGTGCATGCATGGATGGGGTGATACTTGGATATCGGTTTGTGGCGCTCGACTGATTCCTCATGCTGGTTGTTGATCTAGATTGTGGACAATGTTCGTTCCTTTTACTTAGTCGATGTTGTGTTGTTGGTCCTTGCGACGCCCGTTGGCCAAGTAATTTCTGTTAAACTTTGTTCGCTAATACTTTGGTGTTTTCATGTTTTTCGCCTTTAGTTTATGTGCCAGTTGGGGCATACATCCCAGGGCTCAAACTTGCTTCTTCCTTTCCTGCTCCTTGTTGTTATTGTAAAAACCATTTACATAAAttttaaaataaaactatttacatttCTTGAGAAAAACTCCATTTGAACAGCAACACCATAGTAATCTCCTAATGGCACAATGATACTATGTTCGAGAATATAAGGTGCCCATGCTTTTTAAGATTTAAGTTACGACCATAAACTTAATCCATGAAATATGGGTTATGTGTCATGAAAATAATATTATTAAATtcgtatttgaaagaagtttttaaCGGTGTAATTTTCAGTAACATGATTTGCGTGTTattgatctagttgatgatcaaaGTTAAATCTCAAAAAGTATGTGGGTCTCATATTCTTGAACGGACTATTTGGTAGCCACAACAGATCCTGCCCCCGAATGACGCAACAAACCTTTTGACAATGCGCATCCTCCCCGCGGGGCCAGCCCGCAGCCGCAGGAAGGATTGGGCCGACCAGCGGAAGGACGACCGGGCAAGGCGAGGTGGAGTGCTCCGGGCCACCAAACCACCCAGAAAAACCGATTTAAAAACGCAACTCGACGGCCCCTCGCCATTATCATATGCTCGCCGTCCACGTCGGCTGAGCAagcagaggagggagaggcgcccgtCGATGGTGGATTGGACGCAGACGCGGGGCACTTCACCTCGCGCCATTGGCTCCCCGGAACCGCACACAAAGTCAGCTCGCACATGGCGACGACTAAGGGATCGGGATCCGTCGCCCGGCTAGCTGTGGCTATCCCAGTGGCGGATCGCAAGTTGAAACATGCGTGCGCGTAGTTGTTTTTGCAGCAggacggccggccggccggccggcgatgGATCGCGCGGCGGCGACGTGGCGCGCGTGTTGGGGATTCATTTTCTGGCGGGGCCAGGATGCCATTGTGACGGACGTGCACGTAGCGAGGGGCGCGCGGGGGGTACGACGTTTCGTACGGCGGGGGGCGGTCAAGCACACGATCGGCGACCGTGGCGAAGGATGACGGCTTGACTTGACGGCGGAAGAGACGAGGGAGGAATTTCGGAGGACGGTCGTACGACGAGCtagcgcatgcatgcatgcatggcgagATTTGAACACGTTTTTTCGCTTGCATTGCCTGCGACGGCATTCCGCTTCCTAGCTAGAGCCACTATTTAATTATGCCTTTGAtcgatggtggcgaagtttggacAAGATAGGGGTGTTTGATTAGGTTAGGTGATGAATTTACGGCCCAATCGTAGCCAAGATATCAACTAGTAAAACGCTTGACACGGTAGGTATCCTCTTTTAAAATGGTAATAAAAATGACGCATTTGACGTatacaccacggatggcttgaccTTCGAAAGAACCACGCACCTACGAACGGGTTAATAAGGCGTGTAATATATATATACCGTGCGTCAACGTCACAGATGAGTGTGGTTCTGATCGATTTACCACCAAAAGCCAGGGCCCTTTTGGGTACCTTCGGGGCTGCTTCAATCTGTACGCGCGTACCCTACCGGCGGGCGCGCGGAGGCATCAGCAGGTAGAAAGCGCAACGTAGGACGTCTCTCTCACGGCCGCCGCCATGGCGCGCATTTCTCTTCCCCCCACCATCATCCGATATTGTAAATGATTCTGTCAGCGGCAGGGTTGTTGCAAACTTGTATTAGTAGCGATTGTTTCTGAGCTAGGCGCGCATATGATACGCCGTACGTCTCTTTCCCCCGGTTTGACAATGCGGGGCCAGCAGGGGACGTGGATTCGGCTAGGCGAGCACACAATAGAAGCCGTGCAAGAAAGCGTTGCGCGCAGCAGGGATAGATAGAGGAAGCCGGGTCGCGATGGGGTTAGCACGTTGCAATTTAATTAAGTAATAATCGCTTTTGAAGGGTTCCAGGAAGATACTGGATGCGCTTTCTATTTTGAAAAGGTGGTGCCACTGAAATGAATGATCTCTCGCCCGGAGGCTGATCGAGGTGGCCTTTCCGGTTTGGGTTAAGCTCCAAAAGGGATCCGCGAGGTTTCGCACGCAGGATCAGAAATGCGACGCGGGTAGCATATCGACAGTACAACCTGTTCGAGAACGTACCTGGGGCCGGACGAAACGTTCGGGGTCAATCCACCCCGGTGACTTTTGCCGGCTGCTGCATATTTTCTTTtgggaaaaaaaaataaaaatactatctggcacctgcagtttttacataaagttcttttttttcttaaGGGTGTTTTTTCTTCCTGCAGTTTCTTGCGGGTGTGCTTACAAAAGGCTTTCACCTGCTACCTGACATTTAGGCCACGCACCACGACAATTCTTTAGTTGTAGCATGGCAATCTCTATCTTATAGCATGACAATTCTCTATGTTGTGACATGGTAATTTTCTGGACATGTGTGGCAGTTTTCTCTTTTGTACCATGGCAATCCTCTTATTTCTAGCAAGCATGACAATTCCTAAACATTTGTCATGACCTAATACCTAGCTATAGCCTGGCAATTCTCTTCGTACACAATATGGCAAAAACCTGAACATATGGCAAGTTTCTCTGGTTGCAGAATGGCGACTCTCTGTGTGAAACATAGAGCATCCAAGCGTCAACATGTATAGAACATAACTAAAGATGGTGTTTAGTCATGACTAAATTTCTGAGGTTGCATATCAAAGTTTCAGACTTCCAGTCAACTACTACAGGTGTAGCAAGCATAGAAACTCAACCGGAAATAAGGTTCCCTTAGACTACCAGTGAATGGATAGCTTGGAGCTGTCAACTGCCCGTCAAGAAAATCATGGAATACAAACAGCACCCTTGCAATGGGAGAGAACAGATAGCTGAAAATGAAGCTTATTAGCCTTGGCGTTGCAATTTTTGTATGCGCAGATATCTTTGGGTTACGCGAGTAAAGCAAGTGATTGCACAGAAAGATAATATACATCTAATGCACATGCAGAGCAAATGATAGCAGAAATCATAAAGTCGATACTGGTCAACCCCCATATCCTTGGAGATGCGAAATTGAAGATCAAGGGGTCCCAAGACTTGGCCTCAGACCTGAAGGAGGCTTATCTCACTCTTAAGTCCACATCAGTTTGAGACCCGAGAAACAAATATCAAAACTGCAAATACAGTATATGGCGAAATCATGATAGTCCTCACACCCCGCTTGGCATCGGTGTAAT
The sequence above is drawn from the Triticum aestivum cultivar Chinese Spring chromosome 7A, IWGSC CS RefSeq v2.1, whole genome shotgun sequence genome and encodes:
- the LOC123154257 gene encoding protein MKS1, with protein sequence MATTTSYDNADVRHRALGVHGASRKIGKPAPAPSSQAQQQNRKPVIIYMVSPKVIHVEAHEFMSLVQRLTGPEVAGEDGRERASTSSSSPRTAADRAGRAAQPVRVKARALNRPGPAVSVSVTATRQQQQQQNVPPSWAGPSPSPTTGFLFHDLSPLRGGALKGEAPMVSPWLHQTSDHFLSPGGASALGSPSGFLDIFGPLSSQQQ